The uncultured Desulfatiglans sp. DNA window CTCTATCCAAGACGGGGAGTGAAGCGAACGTCAATCGGAACAAGTTCGGTCCGAGGAATAAATTTCTATGAGCGATATGAAAGCCTTAGACTTGAAGGGGTTTGTGAATAACGGAATGCGTGAAGTCTTCTCGACGATGCTGTCCATGGACCTGGAACCAAGCGGACGACCTTCGACGGATGGTTCCGGTCGGGAAGAGCGGATTGTCGGTTCTGTGAGCTTTGCCGGTGCCGTCATGGGGAGTGTCAGCATTACTTTGAGTTCGGGATTCGGGCGTGAAATTACGGCTGCCATGCTCGGCATGTCGCCTGATGAGGTGGAGGACCAGGAGGAGATCGACGACGCTGTCGCGGAAATGAGCAACATGATCGGCGGCTATCTGAAGTCGCGATTCTGTGATTCCGGTTTGCCTTGCGAGCTATCTATCCCCTCGATTACCAGTGGAACGGATTTCAAGATCGAATTGATGAATTGGGAGCAGCATGAGCAATTCAGCTTCGCTCATGACGGCAAGCAGGTTGAGGTGGCGGTCTTTCTAAAAGCGGGATCCTGACACTTTCCCCATCTTTTGCGTTTTCTCCCGGCCTCGTCCGGGAGATCCGGCTGTGGATGCCCTTCGTGCCCTTTTTGGGTGATTCCTGGCCCGTGGAGAGGCGGGGCAAAAGGAGATACGGTGCGTGGGTCTCTCCCCCGGAAACTCCGAAAGGTGTGAGGCGTACTCAAAAAAAAGAAACAGGAGATAGACTTATGACGCATAAGGTACTGACCGTGGATGACAGTAAGACTATCCGTACTATTGTCAAGAAGGCCTTCAAACCTTATGACTGTGAGATGTTCGAGGCCGAAAACGGCGTAGAAGGTCTGGCTGTGGCTGTAAAGGTCCAACCGGATTTGATAGTTCTGGATCTGACCATGCCCGTGATGAACGGGCTAGAGATGCTCGAGAAATTGCGCGATCAACAGACGTTCATGGCGATACCGGTTATCATGCTGACAGCCGAATCCGGAAGGGAAAACGTGATCAGGATCGTCAAGATGGGGGTCAAGGATTACATCGTCAAGCCGTTCAAAGGTGAGCAATTGATTGAGCGGGCGGAAAAAATCCTGAAACTGGAGTTGAAGAAAGATGGGGATGGAGAGGGCTTGGAGGTCATGAATCATATCGTGACTGACGGCGAATTCGAGATTGTTCTATTGTCCGACAAGTTTTCCAAACCTTTTCAGAGCGCATTAGAGGAGTTTTTGCAGAAGCGGATCAGGAGGATGAAGGAAGGGGAACGGAAAAAGGTCATTTTCGATCTCAGTACCGTATCGGCCGTGAGTGTCTCCCTGGTCAAACTTTTGATCTCCCTGTTCAGCAAATGCGATGCGGCGAGTTGCCCTTACGCCGTTGCAGCCAATCGCGGCGTTGCCCAGGAGATGAAAGGCTTGGCTGAGTTGAGTTCCGTTGCCATCGCTGAGGGCGTCGACGCGGCTAAACAAGCCATTTAGGGGGCAAGAACGCCTTCTGGTTCTGCTTTCAATAAGTTGACCAGCAACCGGTGCAGTTCGGTGATACGGTAGGGTTTGCCGATCGCGGCATTGAAGCCGAACTCCCGGTAATTTACAATGAGGGGGTGGTTGGCGTACCCGCTGGCTACAATGGCTATCGCAGCGGGATTGATGGCGCGCAAGCCGTCGAGTGTCTCTTTGGCACCCATACCACCCGGAACGGTCAAATCCAGGATAGTGATGTCGAAAGTCTTTCCTGCTTCGTTTGCAGCGCGATAAGTCTGGAGCGCCGTCTCTCCATCACTGGCGCAAACCACTGTATAGCCCATCGATTCAAATGCTTCCTGAAGGACGTCGAGCAGTTCGGCCTCATTATCCATGATCAGGATGCGGCCTTTTCCCTTCAGCTCTCTCTGCTCTTCGCCGTCTTGGTCATGCAGGGATGGGGGTTCCCAGCCCTCCTTACCGGCTGCCGGCAGGTAGAGGGTGAAAACCGATCCTTCACCGGGGGTGCTTTCCACCACGATATGGCCGTTGTGCTTCTTTATGATCGCATAGGAGGTCGCCAAGCCGAGCCCGGAGCCCCCCGCCTTCGTGCTGAAATAAGGATCGAATATCCTGCACAGGTTTTCACGGGGAATGCCGGCACCCTGATCACGAATGGAGATTTGGACGTATTTCCCTGCGGACAGCAGGGGGTGAAATGATCCGCTTACAAAGATGTTGCAAGCTTGAATACGGATGACGCCTCCGTTCGGCATGGACTGTTCGGCATTGATGATCAAGTTGTTTAGGACCTGATTGATCTGCCCCGGGTCGCAATTCACCGGTTTCAGATCGTCCGGAATCTGACAATCGTGAGTGACATTCGATCCCCGCAAGGCGAAACAGACCGAATCCAGGATAATAGCTTTGATTGATGAGGGTTGCTTTATAGGGACGTAGCCCCTTCTGCTGAAGGTCAGAAGTTGCTGAGTGAGATCCTTGGCCCGGAAGGATGCCTTTTCAGCCTGAACCAGCTTTTCGTAAGCTTTCTCCTCCGGCTGGAGGTACATCTTGGCCAGGCTGATCTGCCCCGATATTGCAGTCAGGATATTGTTGAAGTCATGTGCGATGCCGCCTGATAGAAGGGCCAATGATTCATATTTCTGGGCCTTTCCGATTTCTTCTTCCATCCTTGTCTTTTCCGTTATGTCCCGGAAGACAACCACAGCCCCTAAGATTTTACCCTGCCGGTCGATGATGGGCGCGATGCTGTCCCAGATCAGACGTTCTTCATTGTTCCTATCCATCAGAATGGTGCTGGCGTCAAAATCCTTGATCTGTCCGCTCCGGATGACCTCGTCGACAAGCCCTTTCTTGGTCTGGCGCGAGGATGTGTCCAAAAGCTTGAACACGTGGTCGATAGGTTTTCCGGCAGCCTCATCCTGAGAAAAACCAGTTATATCCTCTGCCACCTTATTCAATAAAACCACTCGGCCTCCCTCGTCTGCAGCGATGACCCCGTCACCGATGCTTCTGAGCGTCACGGCCAGTCGCTCCTTTTCGGTTTCGAGGGCTGACAGGGCATTCTTTTCCGCCGATATATCTCGAATGACTGACTGCCGCAAATGGGTGTCCTGACCGAGGGGCAGAGAGCTGAGGGTCGCGTATAAGCTGCCCCCATCAGGCCTTTTCAGCTTAATTTCATGAGTTTTGCCGTCTGGAAGGGCCAACGCCTCTTTCAGTTTCAAGCCGGCTTCAGAAGGGTGTTTTTCGAAGAGTTCCTGAATGAGCGGGGCTTCTTCATCCGGCATTTTTTCATCTAATGAGAGAACAATCCTAGCCCTTTGGTTACAGCGCAGCATTCGGCCCTGGGGGTCGTGCAGGATAATTGCATCATCGGAGTGCTGGAAAAGGCTTTCGAACCGGTCCGTACTGATCTTCAAGGCGTGGATAAACCGTTCGTTCCTGGCCAGTGCCAGGCTGAGGGATTCTGCGCCGGCACGGGCCTTTTCAAGAAGGGCGATGCGCCGCAGGGTCCCTTCCATAACTGCCTTAAGATGATCGAAGACGTATCGCATACCGCTCAGTACCGCCAACTGTGTTTTGTCGGTCAAACGCAGTGCCAGTTCACCGGTCATCGTACCCTCTGGTCTAAACGGCAAAATGAAATAGGGGTCCTGAAATTCAAACCACGGCATCTTTGTTGAGCCCCGCCCTGCCGGATTTCCCGGTTGGCCCCTTTTGTCGATCAAACTCTCCATCTCTTGAAGAGGGTGATGATAGCCGCTGTCCTCCGTTGCCCCTTGATAGTGTAGCGGAAACTCAAACAGGCGTGCAGATGCTCCATCCAACCAGCAAGCCCCTTCCAGATCGACATTATCCCCAGCGTCTCTGCAGCAGACCAGTCCGGTTTCTATCTCCATGCTCTCGCGCACATGGTCGGCGGTCGTCAACAAGAATGTGTGGATGTCATCCGCTTCAAGCAAGAGTTGCTGTAGGCTCAGGATGCCTTCCAGAAGACGTCGCTCTTCTTTTTGTCTCCTCAAGCTCTGGCTGCCTGAAATCATACGGTCTAGCGTCCTTCTCGCCGCCTTGAGACATGCGAGATAGAAGTCCTTTTCATCTCGATGAATCTCCAGCAAGGTCGCTCGTCGAGAGATCTGCCGACCGATAACGTCCAGAATTGCCGCATATGAATTCTCGGGTATGCCCAGGATCTGGAACAGGCTTTTCCGTTCTTCAGGACCTCGGATAGGCGGCAGGGTGTCTGCCATACAATCGTGAGACAGAAGATCCGCCAGCTGAATGATGTGCATCAGCCTTTGGTTCCGAATGAATGTCAGGTCCTTCATGGTGTCCAAAGCGCGATGGTGCAGCCAGATGACGTGTACCATGATTTCAGGCAGACGCCATTTCTCCGCCAACCACTTTCCTGCGAGCGTGTGATCGCATCCGAAGAGGTCTTCTTCCATTTCCAGCAGTGATTCACCGGGGACTTGCGAGTTCAGAATCTGCTCCCAATCGGTTCTGAAAAAGGCATGAAAAACCATTCGGCCGATATCGTGAAGAAGACCGCCGAGAAACGCCTCTGTTTTAAGAGAAGGCGCGGTTTTATCAGCCAGTATTTCAGCCGCAACGGCACATCCCAGACTGTGCAACCATAGTTGATGATCCACTTCGTTTGAATCGCCGGCGAAGGTGTAACGCAAGGACTGAAAAACCAAAAG harbors:
- a CDS encoding putative Chemotaxis protein CheC (Evidence 3 : Putative function from multiple computational evidences) codes for the protein MSDMKALDLKGFVNNGMREVFSTMLSMDLEPSGRPSTDGSGREERIVGSVSFAGAVMGSVSITLSSGFGREITAAMLGMSPDEVEDQEEIDDAVAEMSNMIGGYLKSRFCDSGLPCELSIPSITSGTDFKIELMNWEQHEQFSFAHDGKQVEVAVFLKAGS
- a CDS encoding Chemotaxis protein CheY homolog (modular protein), producing the protein MTHKVLTVDDSKTIRTIVKKAFKPYDCEMFEAENGVEGLAVAVKVQPDLIVLDLTMPVMNGLEMLEKLRDQQTFMAIPVIMLTAESGRENVIRIVKMGVKDYIVKPFKGEQLIERAEKILKLELKKDGDGEGLEVMNHIVTDGEFEIVLLSDKFSKPFQSALEEFLQKRIRRMKEGERKKVIFDLSTVSAVSVSLVKLLISLFSKCDAASCPYAVAANRGVAQEMKGLAELSSVAIAEGVDAAKQAI
- a CDS encoding putative Histidine kinase (Evidence 3 : Putative function from multiple computational evidences; Product type e : enzyme), which codes for MGFSNDFGRAQKSFDMQPMDHKTNKVRRVVRQIENLPAFPTLVTKLLEIFDRDEIDLEEVADLITTDAAVAMKVISLVNSVYHGLRAPVTSVRNAVVLLGLDEIRHLTMTLLVFQSLRYTFAGDSNEVDHQLWLHSLGCAVAAEILADKTAPSLKTEAFLGGLLHDIGRMVFHAFFRTDWEQILNSQVPGESLLEMEEDLFGCDHTLAGKWLAEKWRLPEIMVHVIWLHHRALDTMKDLTFIRNQRLMHIIQLADLLSHDCMADTLPPIRGPEERKSLFQILGIPENSYAAILDVIGRQISRRATLLEIHRDEKDFYLACLKAARRTLDRMISGSQSLRRQKEERRLLEGILSLQQLLLEADDIHTFLLTTADHVRESMEIETGLVCCRDAGDNVDLEGACWLDGASARLFEFPLHYQGATEDSGYHHPLQEMESLIDKRGQPGNPAGRGSTKMPWFEFQDPYFILPFRPEGTMTGELALRLTDKTQLAVLSGMRYVFDHLKAVMEGTLRRIALLEKARAGAESLSLALARNERFIHALKISTDRFESLFQHSDDAIILHDPQGRMLRCNQRARIVLSLDEKMPDEEAPLIQELFEKHPSEAGLKLKEALALPDGKTHEIKLKRPDGGSLYATLSSLPLGQDTHLRQSVIRDISAEKNALSALETEKERLAVTLRSIGDGVIAADEGGRVVLLNKVAEDITGFSQDEAAGKPIDHVFKLLDTSSRQTKKGLVDEVIRSGQIKDFDASTILMDRNNEERLIWDSIAPIIDRQGKILGAVVVFRDITEKTRMEEEIGKAQKYESLALLSGGIAHDFNNILTAISGQISLAKMYLQPEEKAYEKLVQAEKASFRAKDLTQQLLTFSRRGYVPIKQPSSIKAIILDSVCFALRGSNVTHDCQIPDDLKPVNCDPGQINQVLNNLIINAEQSMPNGGVIRIQACNIFVSGSFHPLLSAGKYVQISIRDQGAGIPRENLCRIFDPYFSTKAGGSGLGLATSYAIIKKHNGHIVVESTPGEGSVFTLYLPAAGKEGWEPPSLHDQDGEEQRELKGKGRILIMDNEAELLDVLQEAFESMGYTVVCASDGETALQTYRAANEAGKTFDITILDLTVPGGMGAKETLDGLRAINPAAIAIVASGYANHPLIVNYREFGFNAAIGKPYRITELHRLLVNLLKAEPEGVLAP